The Ruania halotolerans genome contains the following window.
TTGGACAGGTCCTCGAAGTCGTCGCCTCCGAAGGTGATCAGGTGAACCGCATCGACCCCGTCGAACGCACGGTCGAGCGTGGTGGCGTCGGTGAGGTCGCCTTCGACCACCTCCACGCCGGACGGGAACCGGGCAGCGGAAGGGTGACGGGTGAGCGCACGGACATCGTGCCCCTCCTGATGGAGCTGAGAGACGAGGTGCCGCCCGACCTGGCCGGTTGCTCCGGTGATGAGAATGCGCATGTTCATGGGCCCCTTCGCGAATGTGTTCTGCTGCTGATAGCAGCCATCCTCGGCCCCGTTGCGGACACGATAAGTCCACAAGCGCATCAGGTCCGCCCAGGACATCGGTGCGAGATTGCCGCAATAATGGAGTACGTACTCTAGTATTGCCCGCATGGACGCTACGCAGCTACGGCAGCCTCGAATCATCCCGATCGGGTTCGGGATCGCGGTCCTGGTCCCTGGGGTTGGACTCGGGTTCGGCGGTCCGGCCCTCGCCGCATGGCTGGTCGACCTACTCGACAGGTCACCGCTCCCGTCGCCCGGTGTGCTGCAGGTGATCGCCGGGCTGCCGTGGTCGTGGTCGATCCCGATCGGTGTGGCGCTCGGGGCGATCGGAGCGGCCTTTCTCGCGTCCACTATCGTGCACGAGAGTCTGCGCCTGAGTGTGGCGAGCGATCGCCTCGAGTATCGCCAGGAGGACCAGGATGGGTGGATCGACCGCACCGATGTGGCAACGGTTTACCCCGAGGGGAGCAACGTCGTCGTGCTCGATGCATCCGGGCGGATGCGGGCGCGACTCAATGCTGACGGGCTGAATCGCGAGGCAGTCCAGAGCGCGCTGCGCGAGCACGGCTACCCCTGGCGTGATCAGGACCCGTTCGAGGCCGACTATCAGCGGTGGGCGGACGGCAAGCCCGGCTTCACCACGGCCGAGCACCGCCTCATCAGGCAGTGGCGGGAGAAGCGGCGCAAGAACACCGACCGCATGGAGGCCGAAGAGGCGCTGCGCGAATCGAACCTTGTGGTCCGTTGGTGCCAGGACAGCGTGGAGGTTCGTCGAGCGGGAGAGTCGGACCATGGCACGGACAGTCGACCCGCAACGTCATGAGGCGCGGCGGCTGCAGATCATCGACGCCGCCATCACTGTCATCGCTGCCCGAGGATATGAGCGCGCCACCACGGCGGCGATCTGCCGCGAAGCTCGAATCGGATCGGGGACGTTCTTCCACTACTTCCCCACCAAGGCTGAGTTGCTCGTGGCGATTCTGCGTCTCGGCACCACCGAGGCGGAGGATCTGCGCACGCGCCTCAACGAGCAGGACGATCCCGTGGTCGCGTTGGATCTCGTTGTCGAGCAGGCGATCACCGATGCCGAGGATCCGCGGGTGGCGGGTTTCGTGCGCGCTGTGGCCACGGTGATGTCCGAACCCGCGATTGCTGCCGCACTCGAAGCCGAGGAGCAGGCACAGCGGGGGATCCTGGTGGAGTGCATCGTCCGTGCGCAGCAGTCTGGTCAGGTGCGCACCGATCTGTCCGCCGACCGGCTGGCCTCCTGGCTACGGCTGTTGCTGGACGGCTTCCTCGAACAGATCGCCACCGCCCCCGCGTTCACCGCACAGCGTGAAGGTCCGGTGCTACGGGAGGCGGTGCGGGCCGTGCTGACCGGACCGACGAGTGTGCGTGGGACCTGACATCGTCCAGGCTGCCGCACTCGACTCATGACTGTTGATCCGGTCAGCCTGCGGCAACCCGGTCACGGATGATCGCGTGAGCGCCGGGCCCGGGGTGGCTACTGCAGCATGCGCCTGCGGTGCACGAGGGCCGCCAGGCCGACGAGAAGGAGCAGCCCGCTGACACCGAGTAGCGCGCTGGCCCACGGACCGAGCCCCGTCTGGGACAGCTCCGAATCCGCGCCCTGGCTCGCATCGGACCCATCCGCCTCGCCGGCCGCCCGAGCATCGGGCCCACCGTCTGCCGACGAATCCGCTCCGCCGTCATCTGGGCCGTCCGTTGCGTCACCGGTCGTGTCACCGGTCATGTCGCCGGTCACGTCGTCGGTCGTGTCACCGTTCGAGGCACCCGTCGTGTCCACGGTCGAGTCGCCCGTGGGGGTGCCCGTTGGTCCGTCGGTCGGCGTGTCCGTCGGGCCGTCGGTGGGGGGTTCGGTCGGTGTGCCGGTCGGTTCGCCCGTGGGGCTCTCGCTCGGCTCTTCGGTGGGAGTCTCTGTCGGATCTGTGTCACAGCCAGGCGTGGTGAACACGTTGGTGTCCAGGGAGACCTGACCGTTGCGAGCCAGTGCCCGGCCCTCAACGACCGTTCCGGTGGTGACGGAGATCGATGTCAACGCCATGATTGTTCCGATGAAGGTTGAGCCGGTACCCAGCGTCGCTGAGCTACCCACCTGCCAGAACACGTTGCACGCCTGGGCGCCATTAATCAGTGCAACATCGCTGGACGTTGCGGTGATTAATGTGGAAGCGACCTGGAAAATGAAGACCGAGTTCGGGTCACCTTGAGCGTCCAGCGTCAGCGTCCCACTGAGTTCCAGGGGACCGCTGGAGTTGTAGACGCCGTCGGTGAGTGTCTGCCCGACGAGGTCCCCGCTGACCGAGGCCGTGGGGGCGCGGCCCGCTGCGTCGTCGTACGCGATCACCAAGTCCGACTGGGCTTGGGCGGCGGGCGCATCACCGGCGTGCACTGTTCCGCCAAGCGTGCCGGGCGGAAATCCCGTGATTGCAGTGCCCGGACTGACGCCAAGATCAGCACCCAGCGTGGTCGGGCCGGTATTGGTCACCGTCTGGCCGCCGAGTACTGAATAGCTCTGGGCGGTGCCGACTCCCACAGCCGGCGTGGCGGCCGAGGCGGGTAGCGGAGTCAGAGCGATGCTCGCCAGCACGAGCGCGGAAATGACCGCGAGGATACCGATGACCATGGTGCGATGATGTGCGAGACGTCCTGCGATTCCGCGCGTAGACGGGTGAAGTCCCATCGTGCTGCCTTCCATTCGTGGAGTGGCACGCTTCTGGGAAGGGCGTCAGAAATGACGCCCCGAAGCGAGTAATTCTCCGGGAATTGATCAGCAGCGATTAGGCCGACCCCTCGGATATTCACCACGATACGCCGTCGCTGGATATTGCGCCTGGTGTGTGATAAAGGCCCAGGTCACAGGGGTAGTGGTGCCACTTTCATTCATGGAAGAGCGACTGTCGGCGTGGTCGGCTTCATCTCACCCAGGGCTCGAGAGGGAGTCGATGGGCGCGTGAGGCGTCGGTGCCGGAAAGTGCTCACCCGTGGTCAGGCGGCGCCCGAGGTCAGATCCACGGCGTCCACGATGGTGTA
Protein-coding sequences here:
- a CDS encoding TetR/AcrR family transcriptional regulator gives rise to the protein MARTVDPQRHEARRLQIIDAAITVIAARGYERATTAAICREARIGSGTFFHYFPTKAELLVAILRLGTTEAEDLRTRLNEQDDPVVALDLVVEQAITDAEDPRVAGFVRAVATVMSEPAIAAALEAEEQAQRGILVECIVRAQQSGQVRTDLSADRLASWLRLLLDGFLEQIATAPAFTAQREGPVLREAVRAVLTGPTSVRGT
- a CDS encoding YqeB family protein, which produces MDATQLRQPRIIPIGFGIAVLVPGVGLGFGGPALAAWLVDLLDRSPLPSPGVLQVIAGLPWSWSIPIGVALGAIGAAFLASTIVHESLRLSVASDRLEYRQEDQDGWIDRTDVATVYPEGSNVVVLDASGRMRARLNADGLNREAVQSALREHGYPWRDQDPFEADYQRWADGKPGFTTAEHRLIRQWREKRRKNTDRMEAEEALRESNLVVRWCQDSVEVRRAGESDHGTDSRPATS
- a CDS encoding ice-binding family protein, with product MVIGILAVISALVLASIALTPLPASAATPAVGVGTAQSYSVLGGQTVTNTGPTTLGADLGVSPGTAITGFPPGTLGGTVHAGDAPAAQAQSDLVIAYDDAAGRAPTASVSGDLVGQTLTDGVYNSSGPLELSGTLTLDAQGDPNSVFIFQVASTLITATSSDVALINGAQACNVFWQVGSSATLGTGSTFIGTIMALTSISVTTGTVVEGRALARNGQVSLDTNVFTTPGCDTDPTETPTEEPSESPTGEPTGTPTEPPTDGPTDTPTDGPTGTPTGDSTVDTTGASNGDTTDDVTGDMTGDTTGDATDGPDDGGADSSADGGPDARAAGEADGSDASQGADSELSQTGLGPWASALLGVSGLLLLVGLAALVHRRRMLQ